From Ailuropoda melanoleuca isolate Jingjing chromosome 8, ASM200744v2, whole genome shotgun sequence, a single genomic window includes:
- the LOC117803380 gene encoding olfactory receptor 688-like — protein sequence MDTTLSMTNSSRFQVSEFILMGFPGIHEWQHWLSLPLALLYILALAANILILITIQHEPSLHQPMYRLLGVLAIVDIGLATTIMPKILAILWFDAKAISLPECFAQIYAIHSFMGMESGIFLCMAVDRYVAISYPLQYPAIVTEAFVIKATLSMVLRNGLLTIPVPVLAAQRHYCSRNEIDHCLCSNLGVTSLACDDITINRFYQLALVWVMVGSDMGLVFASYALIIRSVLRLNSAEATSKALSTCSSHLILILFFYTAVIVVSVTQLAGRKVPVIPALFNVLHNVMPPAFNPMVYALRTQELRMGSQKVLGLGANVSRK from the coding sequence ATGGATACCACCCTGAGTATGACCAATAGCTCCAGGTTCCAAGTGTCTGAGTTCATCCTCATGGGGTTCCCAGGCATTCATGAGTGGCAGCActggctctccctgcccctcGCTCTTCTCTATATCTTAGCACTTGCTGCCAACATCCTCATCTTAATCACCATCCAACATGAGCCTTCCCTACACCAGCCCATGTATCGGCTCCTTGGTGTCTTGGCTATAGTGGACATTGGCCTGGCTACCACCATCATGCCCAAGATCCTGGCCATTCTCTGGTTTGATGCCAAGGCCATCAGCCTCCCTGAGTGCTTTGCTCAGATCTATGCCATCCACTCTTTTATGGGCATGGAGTCAGGCATCTTCCTCTGCATGGCTGTTGACAGATATGTAGCCATCTCTTACCCTCTTCAGTACCCTGCCATAGTCACTGAGGCTTTTGTGATCAAAGCCACACTGTCCATGGTGCTCAGGAATGGCCTCTTGACCATCCCAGTGCCTGTACTGGCTGCCCAGCGACACTACTGCTCCAGGAATGAAATTGACCACTGCCTGTGCTCTAATTTGGGGGTCACTAGTCTGGCCTGTGATGACATCACTATTAACAGATTTTACCAGTTGGCCTTGGTATGGGTTATGGTTGGGAGTGACATGGGTCTGGTGTTTGCTTCCTATGCTTTGATTATTCGCTCCGTGCTGAGGCTGAACTCTGCTGAAGCAACATCAAAGGCCCTGAGTACCTGCAGCTCCCATCTCatcctcattctctttttctacaCAGCTGTTATTGTGGTCTCTGTCACCCAGCTGGCAGGAAGAAAGGTCCCTGTCATCCCTGCTCTCTTCAATGTGCTACACAATGTCATGCCCCCAGCCTTTAACCCCATGGTGTATGCCCTCCGGACCCAGGAGCTGAGAATGGGCTCCCAGAAGGTGCTTGGTTTGGGTGCCAATGTGTCCAGGAAGTGA
- the LOC100481021 gene encoding olfactory receptor 688-like, with product ANILILITIQHEPSLHQPMYRLLGVLAIVDIGLATTIMPKILAILWFDAKAISLPECFAQIYAIHSFMGMESGIFLCMAVDRYVAISYPLQYPAIVTEAFVIKATLSMVLRNGLLTIPVPVLAAQRHYCSRNEIDHCLCSNLGVTSLACDDITINRFYQLALVWVMVGSDMGLVFASYALIIRSVLRLNSAEATSKALSTCSSHLILILFFYTAVIVVSVTQLAGRKVPVIPALFNVLHSVMPPAFNPMVYALRTQELRMGFQKVLGLGANVSRK from the coding sequence GCCAACATCCTCATCTTAATCACCATCCAACATGAGCCTTCCCTACACCAGCCCATGTATCGGCTCCTTGGTGTCTTGGCTATAGTGGACATTGGCCTGGCTACCACCATCATGCCCAAGATCCTGGCCATTCTCTGGTTTGATGCCAAGGCCATCAGCCTCCCTGAGTGCTTTGCTCAGATCTATGCCATCCACTCTTTTATGGGCATGGAGTCAGGCATCTTCCTCTGCATGGCTGTTGACAGATATGTAGCCATCTCTTACCCTCTTCAGTACCCTGCCATAGTCACTGAGGCTTTTGTGATCAAAGCCACACTGTCCATGGTGCTCAGGAATGGCCTCTTGACCATCCCAGTGCCTGTACTGGCTGCCCAGCGACACTACTGCTCCAGGAATGAAATTGACCACTGCCTGTGCTCTAATTTGGGGGTCACTAGTCTGGCCTGTGATGACATCACTATTAACAGATTTTACCAGTTGGCCTTGGTATGGGTTATGGTTGGGAGTGACATGGGTCTGGTGTTTGCTTCCTATGCTTTGATTATTCGCTCCGTGCTGAGGCTGAACTCTGCTGAAGCAACATCAAAGGCCCTGAGTACCTGCAGCTCCCATCTCatcctcattctctttttctacaCAGCTGTTATTGTGGTCTCTGTCACCCAGCTGGCAGGAAGAAAGGTCCCTGTCATCCCTGCTCTCTTCAATGTGCTACACAGTGTCATGCCCCCAGCCTTTAACCCCATGGTGTATGCCCTCCGGACCCAGGAGCTGAGAATGGGCTTCCAGAAGGTGCTTGGTTTGGGTGCCAATGTGTCCAGGAAGTGA